In one Capricornis sumatraensis isolate serow.1 chromosome 1, serow.2, whole genome shotgun sequence genomic region, the following are encoded:
- the LOC138073023 gene encoding LOW QUALITY PROTEIN: histone-lysine N-methyltransferase PRDM9-like (The sequence of the model RefSeq protein was modified relative to this genomic sequence to represent the inferred CDS: deleted 1 base in 1 codon) has translation MAMRPNRSPEESTEGDAGRTEWKPTAKDAFKDISVYFSKEEWEEMGEWEKIRYRNVKRNYEALIAIGFRATRPAFMHHRRQVIKLQVDDTEDSDEEWTPRQQGKPSSMAFRVEHNKHQKAMSRAPLSMESSLKELPGAAKLLKTSGSKQAQKPVPPPRKARIPGQHPRQKVERKRTETGVKRYSLRERKGHVYQEVSEPQDDEYLYCEECQNFFIDSCAAHGPPTFVKDCAVEKGHANRSALTLPPGLSIRLSGIPEAGLGVWNEASDLPVGLHFGPYEGQITDDEEAANSGYSWLITKGRNCYEYVDGKDTSLANWMRYVNCARDDEEQNLVALQYQGQIFYRTCQVVRPGCELLVWYGEEYGRDLGIKQDSSRKSELAAGREPKPEIHPCASCSLAFSSQKFLSQHVQRNHPSQTLLRPSARDHLQPEDPCPGNQNQQQRYSDPHSPSDKPEGHEAKDRPQPLLKSIRLKRISRASSYSPRGQMGASRVHERITEEPSTSQKLNPEDTGKLLMGAGVSGIIKVKYGECGQGSKDRSSLITNQRTHTGEKLYVCRECGRSFSVKSNLIRHQRTHTGEKPYVCRECGRSFSVNNKSNLITHQRTHTGEKPYVCRECGRSFSVKSHLIRHQRTHTGEKPYVCRECGQSFSNKSNLITHQRTHTGEKPYVCRECGRSFSQKSVLITHQRTHTGEKPYLCRECGRSFSQKSHLIRHQRTHRGEACVQGV, from the exons ATGGCCATGAGGCCGAACAGGTCTCCAGAGGAGAGCACTGAGGGAGATGCTGGGAGAACAGAGTGGAAGCCCACG GCGAAAGATGCTTTCAAAGACATCTCTGTAtacttctccaaggaagaatgggaagagatgggagaatgggaa aaaattcgATATAGGAATGTGAAAAGGAACTACGAAGCGCTGATTGCTATAG GTTTCAGAGCCACTCGACCAGCTTTCATGCATCACCGCAGGCAGGTCATCAAACTCCAGGTAGATGACACTGAGGATTCTGATGAAGAATGGACACCAAGGCAGCAAG GTAAACCTTCTTCGATGGCCTTCAGAGTGGAGCACAATAAACACCAAAAG GCAATGTCCAGGGCACCATTAAGTATGGAATCTAGTTTGAAGGAATTGCCGGGAGCAGCAAAATTGCTGAAGACAAGTGGCTCCAAGCAGGCTCAGAAACCGGTGCCCCCTCCCAGAAAAGCAAGGATCCCTGGACAGCACCCCAGACAAAAAGTCG AACGCAAAAGAACGGAGACTGGAGTGAAGAGGTACAGTCTACGAGAAAGAAAGGGCCATGTGTACCAAGAGGTCAGCGAGCCCCAGGATGACGAGTACCTCT ATTGTGAGGAGTGTCAGAACTTCTTCATCGACAGCTGTGCTGCCCACGGGCCCCCAACCTTCGTAAAGGACTGTGCAGTGGAAAAGGGGCATGCCAACCGCTCAGCCCTCACTCTGCCCCCTGGGTTAAGTATCAGACTGTCGGGCATCCCTGAGGCTGGGCTTGGAGTGTGGAATGAGGCATCCGATCTGCCAGTGGGCCTGCACTTTGGCCCCTATGAGGGCCAGATCACAGACGATGAAGAGGCCGCCAACAGTGGATACTCCTGGCTG ATCACCAAAGGGAGAAACTGCTACGAGTATGTGGATGGAAAGGACACGTCCTTGGCCAACTGGATGAG GTATGTGAACTGTGCCCGGGACGACGAGGAGCAGAACCTGGTGGCCTTGCAGTATCAAGGGCAGATCTTCTACCGAACCTGCCAGGTGGTCAGGCCGGGCTGTGAGCTGCTGGTCTGGTACGGGGAGGAGTATGGCCGGGACCTCGGCATCAAGCAGGACAGCAGCAGGAAGAGCGAGCTCGCGGCCGGGAGAG AACCGAAGCCCGAGATCCACCCATGTGCCTCCTGCTCTCTGGCCTTCTCCAGTCAGAAATTCCTCAGCCAACACGTCCAACGCAATCACCCCTCTCAGACCCTCCTGAGACCATCTGCAAGAGATCACCTCCAACCAGAGGATCCCTGCCCAGGCAATCAAAATCAGCAGCAGCGATATTCCGATCCACACAGCCCAAGTGACAAACCTGAGGGTCACGAGGccaaggacaggccccaacctTTGCTGAAAAGCATAAGGCTGAAGAGGATTTCAAGGGCCTCCTCCTACTCACCCAGAGGACAAATGGGGGCTTCTCGGGTGCATGAGAGAATCACAGAAGAGCCCAGCACAAGCCAGAAACTGAATCCAGAGGACACGGGCAAATTACTCATGGGGGCAGGGGTCTCAGGGATTATAAAAGTCAAGTACGGAGAGTGTGGGCAAGGATCCAAGGATAGGTCAAGTCTCATCACAAACCAGAGGACACACACAGGAGAGAAGCTCTACGTTTGCAGGGAGTGTGGGCGAAGCTTCAGTGTTAAGTCAAATCTCATCAGACAccagaggacacacacaggggagaagccctATGTTTGCAGGGAGTGTGGGCGAAGCTTCAGTGTTAA TAATAAGTCAAATCTCATCACACAccagaggacacacacaggggagaagccctATGTTTGCAGGGAGTGTGGGCGAAGCTTCAGTGTTAAGTCACATCTCATCAGACAccagaggacacacacaggggagaagccctATGTTTGCAGGGAGTGTGGGCAAAGCTTCAGTAATAAGTCAAATCTCATCACACAccagaggacacacacaggggagaagccctATGTTTGCAGGGAGTGTGGGCGAAGCTTCAGTCAGAAGTCAGTCCTCATCACACAccagaggacacacacaggggagaagccctATCTTTGCAGGGAGTGTGGGCGAAGCTTCAGTCAGAAGTCCCATCTCATCAGACACCAGAGgacacacaggggagaagccTGTGTGCAGGGAGTGTGA